A window of Gemmatimonadota bacterium contains these coding sequences:
- a CDS encoding FAD binding domain-containing protein: protein MTSFAYLRAATLPDALAALGDPGTRAIGGGTDLLPCIDEGVVRLTRVVDVRDLPGAGDITLRTDGSARVGAGVRLADLAAHAGVRAHFPLLADAAAAVGSPALRNMGTLGGNLGQRMRCWYFRRGVACFKNGGDRCAAYAGEHEYHGIIPGGSCHAVHPSDPAVALEVLDAQVEIAGPGGATRRCTIAELYAGAMDDPHGEMTLGAGELITAVELPAAAADGVQHWEKIIQRGAWDFSLIACAAARRTDGSVRMALGGVGLGPWRIAHSVEEDVASGGLDEDSIDALAERAMYDTVPLARNGYKVWMAQAALRRAMRAIGAAS from the coding sequence ATGACGAGCTTCGCGTACCTCCGCGCCGCCACCCTCCCCGACGCCCTCGCCGCGCTCGGGGATCCGGGCACGCGCGCGATCGGCGGCGGGACCGACCTGCTCCCCTGCATCGACGAAGGGGTCGTGCGGCTCACGCGCGTGGTGGACGTCCGCGACCTCCCCGGCGCCGGCGACATCACCCTGCGCACCGACGGGTCAGCGCGGGTCGGGGCGGGGGTACGCCTCGCCGACCTCGCCGCGCACGCCGGAGTGCGCGCGCACTTCCCGCTCCTCGCCGATGCGGCGGCGGCGGTGGGGTCGCCCGCGCTCCGCAACATGGGCACGCTCGGCGGCAACCTCGGGCAGCGGATGCGCTGCTGGTACTTCCGGCGCGGCGTCGCCTGTTTCAAGAACGGCGGCGACCGCTGCGCCGCGTACGCCGGCGAGCATGAGTACCACGGCATCATCCCCGGCGGGAGCTGCCACGCGGTGCATCCGTCCGACCCGGCGGTCGCCCTCGAGGTGCTCGACGCGCAAGTGGAGATCGCCGGCCCCGGCGGGGCGACGCGGCGCTGCACCATCGCCGAGCTGTACGCCGGCGCGATGGATGACCCGCACGGCGAGATGACGCTCGGGGCGGGCGAACTCATCACCGCGGTCGAGCTGCCGGCCGCCGCGGCCGATGGCGTGCAGCACTGGGAGAAGATCATCCAGCGCGGCGCGTGGGACTTTTCGCTCATCGCCTGCGCAGCGGCGCGGCGCACCGACGGCTCGGTGCGCATGGCCCTCGGCGGCGTGGGGCTGGGACCCTGGCGCATCGCGCACTCGGTGGAGGAGGATGTCGCCTCGGGCGGTCTCGACGAGGACAGCATCGATGCGCTCGCCGAGCGCGCGATGTACGACACCGTGCCGCTCGCGCGGAACGGCTACAAGGTCTGGATGGCGCAGGCTGCGCTGCGGCGCGCGATGCGCGCGATCGGGGCGGCGAGCTAG